The sequence GAGCTCGTTGGCGAAGGGACCCCGCAGAGCCCCGCACCCCGCTCCTCGGGGTGCCCCTCTATGGGGCGCGGGCTTCCCGTGGAGGTGGAAGTTGTTGGATCCCGCTGGCCAGAGCCTGGGGCCGGTCCGTGGTGCCTCGGCCGGGACTGCCCTCCAGGCAAGGACCGGCGTCGAACCGGCACATGATACCTCGTCCCTGCCGCTCGCTGCCCCGGCCTCCATCGGGCCATTGATTAGCGCTCTAAGTGCCGCTCTAATTAGCTGCCCGCTAATTAACGAGTGGGGGCCCTGTCCGACTCCTCTGAGTGGCACCTTCGCTCATCGCTTTGATTCGGCTGTTGCTGATTTATTGGAGGGGGAGCTCCGTGGCTTTGCCCGCAGTCAGACGGGTGGGATAGATGGGAAAGGAGGGTCACCCAGCCAGGGGCTTAGGGGACACGGGGAGGCAGCTGTCATGATCCACCCCCGGCTTCAACAAGTACAGCGGGCGGGTCACCTCGCCCGCAGAGGGTGCCAGCAGGAGGTGGAAGGCGTTTTGCGCCAGATGCCCCCGCACAGGGCTGATCAGCGCTCCGGGAATCCGAACCGGCCGGCGGTGACATGGAGGAGCAGGCCAGGCTGCGGCGGAGCCCGGCGGGAGCAGAGCGGTTCCCTGGCCGGGGCGGGACTCGCCGCCGCTTTCCCCTAAATATTTCTGCACAATGGAGTCGaggattaaaaaataagaggaaggaaatgaaaggtGTTCACTCTTCAGGAACACGACTTTAAGCCCTAAATCCCGATTCCGGGACGGAGAAGTGTATTGTGAGTTAAAGGATTATGCTAGTGTAACATATTACCCCGGTTCCCACATTCCCCCAGGGGTAATTAGGACATAGTTTTGGGAAATTGCAAACCAAGACAGCAAGATAAACACGGGCGCCGCGGGCTGCTTCCCTGCTTCAGAAAACCTGCCTGTGCACTTgcagatatttaaatatttttccttttttacctGTTCTTTCAGTTTACTCCTCAGTTTCAcctctttttctgtctctattCTGCTTGTTCTTTCAAACTCCCCGGTCTGTTGGAACGTGCTGATAAGGGCTCACCCCGCcgtgctgccagccctgctcgCACCGGCGCTCGCCTGCGGCCCCGTCCGCGCCGGACGCCCGTCGGGGACAGCGGGGGCGGCCGCCACCGCCGCCCAGCGGACACGGGCGGCCCTACAGCTCTTTAGGGCCCCCGCCTGTGCTCCCTCACCGGCCTCCGGGCTCAGCACCGGCGCCCAAAGCCCGGCGGCAAAGCGTATAACCGGCTGCCCCCGGCTGCCCGTGGGGCAGCGGATGGCCATGCGCTCCCGCTGGGGTGGAGTGGGACACGTTTGGTAGCAGAGGGCGGCCCGTGGGCCGGCTTTGGTGACGCTGAAAAGCCTTTTCCGGAGTGGGGCAGTGAGGCCGGGACCTGCTCCCGCCGCGGTACCCAGAGAGGACCGGTGATCTTCGGGTGAATCCCAGGGAAgcaccagattttttttttttttttgaggacaCAAACTCCTCGCCCCCCTCCTCATGAGGGAAGGCAGGCCCCAAGCCGTcggaagcagagcagagggccGCGCCACTCTACACATCGGCATCTCTCATGTCGGGGCGCAGCTTCTCATCCCGCACGGCTGTCCCGGGGCTGCGGCATCTCACGTCGGATGCAAACGTCCGCAACGAGTTACCGGCTGGACATGGTCCTTCGTGCTCTTTGTGCTTCCCGTGCGCTCCCCGCACCCTTCCGCacctctgagcagagctgtttaCCGGGGAAACAAAACGCCGTGGGAAGCGTGGTGGAGGCGCACCCGCGTTGCCGccacacctgcacagcagcactgtgcagggCTGGACTGGGCACTCTCGGTTACGGGGCAGGCAGGACGGTGAGCGGGTTTAGAAGGGACCTTCGtgccctccatcccctctccttGCTCCAGGTTGATGGTGGACACCCATCACCGGGACAGCCGTCGTATGCGGAGCGGGGATGCCAGCGGCCCTACACACTAGGTTGTATCTGGTGCCGCCAGAACACCagcctccccaaaatcccacttgCAGTCATCCTGCCCCAAACCTTTTCTGCACCCCCACTGTTGCGCCCCGGGGTCAGCGGTCGCAGATGACGTTTTTGGGGCTGGTCGGGTCTAGGGGCTACTGCACGCAGGGAGGGGGATGTCGGGCTGCGCTTCATAGGACCCTGGAAATTGTAATTACTACTAAAATAAAACTCGGAGAACTCTAAATCATTCATTATCACCTTTATAATTACTCTTCTAATTAGCTTGACACGCCGCTTCATCAGGATTAATACGTCGTCTTGTCGCTGGCACTTCCCATTATTCTGACATTCAGCCGGGGAACCGTCCCGGGAACACCGGATGATACTCTCCGGGGGATCCGATCCGGCGGCCGGGGACTCGAGGCCCGacggggcggcggcggcggggccgggcccgggcgggagcgggggCGCGCTCCCCCtcccgcgcccgccgccgccgccgatTGGCCGCGGCCCGCGCTGCGTCAGCCCCTCGCGGCGCTCCGCCAAtgggggcgggcggcggcggcggcaaAAGCCCGGGTTTATAATAAACGGCGGGGGGGCCGCGGCGGCCGTGACGTCACGGGGGGAGTCGCCGCCGCCGAGAGGAGCTCGGTGGGCACGGGCGGGCGCGCCGCAGTGGCCGGTGtccgccccgctccgctccgcgcccgcaACTTCCCGCAACAAAGTTGGTTAGCGGCGAACCGGCCCGGCGGCGATGTGGGGCTCGGCGGGGGCCCCGAGTTAGTGTCGAGCGCGCCGCCGGTGCGCGGGTTGGGGTAACCCGGTTCCGCCCccccatcccttctcctccaccCCCGGTGAGAGACCCCCGCGGCCGCCCACGGGGATGCGGACGCGGCGCTGAGCGTTTCGCCATGGAGGGGCCGAGCGGGTCCAGCTTCGGGATAGATACGATCCTGTCGGGTGGCAGCACCGGCAGCCCCGGAGTCATGAACGGAGATTTTCGCCCCCACGGCGACGGCCGGCCGGCGGATTTTAGGAGCCAGGCCACGCCGTCCCCTTGTTCGGAAATCGACACTGTGGGGACGGCGCCCTCGTCGCCCATCTCGGTGAGCATGGAGCACCCCGAGCCGCACCTGGGGGTGGCGGAAagcctcccgccgccgccgcaccACCTCCACCTCGGCCCAcacccgccgccgccgccgagtTTGCAGCCGTCGCCCCCGCAGCCACCGCCGCCACAGCTGGGCTCGGCCAGCTCCGGCCCCAGGACTTCCacctcttcttttttaattaaggaCATTTTGGGCGACAGCAAACCGCTAGCGGCGTGTGCACCTTACAGTACCAGCGTCCCCTCTCCCCACCACACTCCCAAGCAGGAGGGCAGCGCGGCCCCGGAGAGCTTCAGGCCCAAACTCGAGCAGGAGGACGGTAAAGCCAAGCTCGACAAGCGCGACGACACGCAAGGGGACATCAAATGCCACGGTGAGtacggcccggcccggctccgcaCCGGCTCGGCCGCCGGTACAACCGGGGCCGCCGTGCTCGGCCGCGTTGGTGAAACgaaaatgggggagaaaatcTGCGGTAGGAGCGCTCGCTCTGCTGGGGCCGCTCAGTGATCTCGCTACCGTGGGGATAAGGTCGgtagcaaataaaataaaatagctttttttttttttttttttttttaatatctgttggcatttttctcttttattttcttttcttttctttttttttttctcttttttttttcttttttttttttttgtttttgtttttgttttaatttggcTTTCCCGTTTTTAAGGAAATAGCCCGAGCAGTGGGATCGCATGGGAAATCagactgtatttatttttaatgcaaatgcACATAAATGATTCTCCGGCTTTCTAAGAACCGGCGGCTCAGCTGCAGTTAGTGCATTCAGCCTTTTAATTTTTGCTCATTCGCTCtaaaattaagacaaaaaatTCTACTTCCCTAGCAGTTAATACCaaataagtggaaaaaaaaccccaacccacaaaactttatgtaaaaataaaataataataataataataacaacaacaacaactcGGCCCGCTCTCGGCGTAGGGAGATGTGACGGCTTTGTGCGTTTGGCAAAACCCTCGCGTTTTCCCTGCGCCGGGATAGAAGGTTTATTTCTCcatcttcaattttttttttttttttttttttttttttttcaattaggGGTTTTGTGCTGATGGGGAAACCCCCGCCGTGCGGGGTTCGGATGTTAAAATAGCTATGTGTGCgtgggaaggggaaaggaggaCAAGAATGAGGAAAGgcaagcagggagaggagatATTTTCCCTGCGGTATCGGTGGAGCTGTCCTCCCCGCAGGCAGCCCGGTGTAGCCAAGAGGCAACAGGACATATTTTCCTAATTTTGCTCAATTGAGCTATTTTCGCCGGGCTCAGAGCGGCGCGTTGCCCGCGAGTGAAGCTCATTTTGCTCTTTTAGCATTAGCATACGAGTGCCCAAACCAGATGTACAGTCTGGTCTGGCCATTTTTGTGTGCACCAACCTCCCCAGTGGGTCAATTAGGGAGATTATTGTTCTTCCTGCGGGGAAGATCAAGGAGCGCCACAAACTGGGGCCCGAGTGGAGCCGGATTGACAGATCGATTTCCCGGCGTTTCGGGCCGGGGGGAGAGGGCGAGAAAATAACGAAAGCCCTGTAGTTGGGAAACGGAAAGTGGGAATCCCGCTGCTCCCCGGACGGGCTCGCCGCCACCACCCCCCGCCATAATTGACCGTTCGCCCCGTGCCCCGGAAAAGTccccggggagggggcggcggggcccggtaaccggggcggggcgggggccgaGCCGGTGTCCCGCCGGTCCTCACCGCTCTTGGGCTCACTCACAGGGACAAAGGAGGAGGGCGATCGGGAGATCAGCAGCAGCCGGGACAGCCCTCCAGTGCGGGCCAAGAAGCCTCGGAAGGCACGAACAGCCTTTTCTGACCATCAGCTCAACCAGCTGGAGCGCAGCTTCGAGCGGCAGAAGTACCTGAGCGTGCAGGACCGCATGGACTTGGCCGCCGCCCTCAACCTCACCGACACGCAGGTCAAAACCTGGTACCAGAACCGGAGGTAAGGCGGGTCCCGCCAGGGCGGGGGCCCAGGGTCTCCCCCGAGAGCCGGGGTGGGCTTGCGCCTCTGGCTTTCTGCCCGCGGGAGCCCGGGGTGGTGCGGGGAGATCCCGAGTGCTGCCCCGCGCCCTCCCCGGCGCTGGGCTGGGGGGTCCGGTCCCTGTCAACGCTGCCGTAATTTTCTGTCTCATTACGTACGGTTGCAGCCACCCTAATTCTGTCGCAAAACATTAGTGTCAGCGCGTTGCGATCTAGCCGTGTGCTGCGGTTATTAATTTGGCCGGAGTCGCCGTATGCATGTGTCGGGGGTGCGGGGCTCGGAGGCGaagccgggcagagccgggcagaTCGCACCGTGTGCGGGCCCACGGGGACAGTGCGCTCCGTCGGGGCCGCGGTGGGGACCCCGCCAAGGCggtgtgggtgggtgggtgggtggctGCCCCATCGCGGCGCCCGCCCTGCAGCCTCTTCTCCCCCCGGCAGGACCAAGTGGAAGCGACAGACGGCAgtgggcctggagctgctggccgAGGCCGGGAACTACTCAGCGCTGCAGCGGATGTTCCCGTCGCCCTATTTCTACCACCCCAGCCTGCTGGGCAGCATGGACAGCACGacggcggccgcggcggccgCAGC is a genomic window of Oenanthe melanoleuca isolate GR-GAL-2019-014 chromosome 8, OMel1.0, whole genome shotgun sequence containing:
- the BARHL2 gene encoding barH-like 2 homeobox protein is translated as MEGPSGSSFGIDTILSGGSTGSPGVMNGDFRPHGDGRPADFRSQATPSPCSEIDTVGTAPSSPISVSMEHPEPHLGVAESLPPPPHHLHLGPHPPPPPSLQPSPPQPPPPQLGSASSGPRTSTSSFLIKDILGDSKPLAACAPYSTSVPSPHHTPKQEGSAAPESFRPKLEQEDGKAKLDKRDDTQGDIKCHGTKEEGDREISSSRDSPPVRAKKPRKARTAFSDHQLNQLERSFERQKYLSVQDRMDLAAALNLTDTQVKTWYQNRRTKWKRQTAVGLELLAEAGNYSALQRMFPSPYFYHPSLLGSMDSTTAAAAAAAMYSSMYRTPPAPHPQLQRPLVPRVLIHGLGPGGQPALNPLANPMPGTPHPR